The following are encoded in a window of Campylobacterota bacterium genomic DNA:
- a CDS encoding valine--tRNA ligase, which yields MSMEKQYKSADCEQEIKDFWQQERVYAFTQDETKQTFSIDTPPPTVSGVLHIGHIFSYTHTDLIARYKRMSGHNVFYPMGFDDNGLPTERFVEKKNNTKAFLMPRSEFIALCLRETHAVEKTFEELWRSMGLSIDWDKVYSTISEKVRKISQYSFVDLYNKGIAYKKEEPALYCTTCRTSVAQAELDNIEQASTFNDLIFTSEDGDRLTIATTRPELLPACVAIFFHPDDERYKHLCGKYAVTPVFEKKVKILPDDKVDPAKGTGLVMCCTFGDQTDIFWFKKHNLDYVYLIGMDGKFTREGGFLHDKRVPEARKLIIEELKKEELLLNQKNITHSVNVHERCKQEIEYVILNQWFIKILDFKDIFIAQADKINWYPAYMKARYIDWVSNLNWDWCISRQRFFGIPFPVWHCLDCGHVIMANTDDLPVDPQETPVPGGKCEKCSSTNIQPETDVMDTWNTSALTPQINANWPEQSPDNLSIPMSMRPQAHDIIRTWAFDTIIKAHFHQNTIPWNDIVISGHVLAGKEKISKSKGNSKMSPDALLSEYPADAVRYWAAHGRLGQDTAFSENQLKVGQRLLTKLWNAFRFCEQSYEQHYTSHNEHYIKQHSTLSQWLLHELSKSYKSYQQFFQNYEYHFALETAEKFFWHIFCDNYLELIKDQIFNPDQYCPEIIANTHYVLYEAGFAILQMFAPFTPYITENLYLQFFSKHEQVRSLHLTQFDNTRYEYSFEKSTGVMNKILDIVGQVRRLKSENQISLKQEVEQLILYCNDQALLEEIAQHERLISGISKAKTCLYKNSTCEGSLMQEDNQKYTAHIKIDGPAL from the coding sequence ACTGTGTCGGGGGTGCTGCATATCGGCCATATCTTTTCATACACTCACACTGATTTGATCGCTCGCTACAAACGAATGAGTGGACACAATGTTTTTTATCCCATGGGTTTTGATGACAATGGTCTACCAACAGAACGCTTCGTAGAGAAAAAAAATAATACTAAAGCCTTTTTAATGCCACGCTCAGAATTTATAGCACTTTGTCTACGTGAAACACATGCGGTAGAGAAAACATTTGAAGAATTATGGCGCTCAATGGGACTCTCGATTGATTGGGACAAAGTATACTCAACTATTTCAGAAAAAGTACGAAAAATATCACAATACTCATTTGTCGATTTGTACAATAAAGGTATTGCATACAAAAAAGAAGAGCCTGCACTGTATTGCACGACATGCCGAACCTCCGTTGCCCAAGCAGAGCTTGACAATATCGAACAAGCATCAACATTCAACGATCTTATTTTTACTTCAGAGGATGGTGATCGCTTAACCATAGCAACAACACGCCCAGAACTTTTACCGGCATGCGTCGCCATTTTCTTTCACCCTGATGATGAGCGCTACAAACACCTGTGCGGAAAATATGCGGTTACACCCGTTTTTGAAAAAAAAGTTAAAATTCTACCTGATGACAAAGTTGATCCCGCAAAAGGAACCGGCCTTGTTATGTGTTGCACGTTTGGGGACCAAACTGACATTTTCTGGTTTAAAAAGCATAACCTTGATTATGTATACCTTATCGGGATGGATGGCAAATTTACGCGGGAAGGTGGATTCCTACACGATAAACGTGTACCAGAAGCACGCAAACTAATTATTGAAGAACTTAAAAAAGAAGAGCTCTTGCTTAACCAAAAAAACATAACACACAGCGTCAATGTCCACGAGCGCTGTAAGCAAGAAATTGAATATGTAATTTTAAACCAATGGTTTATTAAAATTTTAGATTTTAAGGACATTTTCATCGCTCAGGCTGATAAAATTAATTGGTATCCCGCTTACATGAAAGCCCGCTATATTGACTGGGTTTCAAATTTAAACTGGGATTGGTGTATTTCTCGTCAGCGTTTTTTTGGCATTCCCTTTCCTGTTTGGCACTGCCTAGATTGCGGCCATGTTATTATGGCTAATACAGATGACCTTCCTGTCGACCCACAAGAAACCCCGGTCCCAGGTGGAAAATGCGAAAAATGTTCCAGTACAAATATTCAACCCGAAACCGATGTTATGGACACCTGGAACACTTCAGCACTAACACCACAAATTAATGCCAACTGGCCAGAACAAAGCCCCGATAACTTAAGCATACCAATGAGCATGCGCCCCCAAGCTCACGACATCATCAGAACCTGGGCATTTGATACCATCATCAAGGCACACTTCCATCAAAATACAATTCCATGGAACGATATTGTTATCTCAGGCCACGTACTTGCCGGCAAAGAAAAAATATCCAAGTCAAAAGGCAATAGCAAAATGTCGCCCGATGCACTGCTCTCAGAATATCCAGCTGATGCTGTTCGTTACTGGGCTGCTCATGGTAGATTAGGCCAAGACACTGCATTTAGTGAAAACCAACTAAAAGTTGGCCAGCGACTTTTAACAAAACTGTGGAACGCATTTCGCTTTTGTGAGCAAAGCTATGAACAACACTATACAAGCCACAATGAGCACTATATTAAACAACACAGCACACTCAGCCAATGGCTATTGCACGAGTTAAGTAAATCATATAAAAGCTATCAACAGTTTTTCCAAAATTATGAATATCACTTTGCACTTGAGACAGCAGAAAAGTTTTTTTGGCATATCTTTTGCGATAACTACCTTGAACTCATAAAAGATCAGATCTTCAATCCTGACCAATACTGCCCAGAAATTATAGCCAACACTCACTATGTGCTCTACGAGGCTGGCTTTGCAATACTACAGATGTTTGCTCCTTTCACACCATACATTACTGAAAATCTCTACCTTCAATTTTTCAGCAAGCACGAACAGGTGCGTTCTCTACATCTCACACAATTTGACAATACACGATATGAGTACAGCTTTGAAAAGAGTACGGGTGTCATGAACAAAATACTAGATATTGTCGGTCAGGTCAGAAGACTAAAAAGCGAAAACCAAATATCGCTCAAGCAAGAAGTTGAACAGTTAATTCTCTACTGCAACGATCAAGCACTACTGGAAGAAATCGCACAGCATGAAAGACTTATATCCGGTATTAGTAAGGCAAAAACATGTCTGTACAAAAACAGCACCTGCGAGGGATCTCTCATGCAAGAAGATAACCAA